CAGATCCGCAGGTGGAGGTGGTGGCTGGAGCCCGTCCGAGAAGACTGCCCTGCCCCTGACTGGCGCAATCGGGCCAGGTAGGACATCGATGGGTTCTAGGAGGTGCTAGCAATGAGCGATGCCCTGGACCGGATAGAGACGTTAGTGCGCGAGACAAAGAAGACGGAAGAGGAAGTGCTGGCCTTGGCTATTCGGACGGGCGTGAGACAGCTCTGGCGCGAGCGGACGTTGGCCCGATACCTCAAGGGCGAGATAGGACGAGAAGAGGCCGTGCGGGAGGCAGGACTCGACTGGGTCGAGCTGGCAGAGCGTCAGCGCGATGCCATGCTTGAGGACCTCGAGTGGGCGATGGAGAAGTGAGAGCCGTAGCCGATTCTGGCCCGTTGATACGTTTTCACGAGGTCTCCCAGCTCTCCCTTCTGCGGGTGTTCTCGGAGGTTCACCTCCCAGATACTGTGTGGGAGGAGGCCGGCTTCCTCAGACAGCTCTTGGCTCCAGAGCTGTCTGCCCTGCCCATCCCGCAGGCATCACCTTTCGCAGGCGGAACTGAAGGGGACTGAGCAGGCGGTGCAGACCCTCCACCGAGGTGAAGTCGCCGCGATCGCACTATGCCGCTCGCTGGCCATAGAGGTGCTGCTAACAGACGATATGGCTGTGAGGCGAGCCGCTCGCACGCTCGGCTTGAGGCCGGTCGGCTCACTGGGGGTGGTGGTCAGGGCTTACAAGACGGGGGTTCTCAGTCTGCCTGAAGCCGACGTTATTCTCGATGACCTGTGTAGCAGGAGTAGCCTTTACGTCACCCGGGCCATCGTGGAGATGGCAGTGGAGGAGCTTAGGAGACGTCTGGACGAGTGAATGGCCGTGGGATAATGGCTCTCCTGGGAGGTGACAATGTCTGAATCGCGCTATCGCGTCGCTATCATCGGTCTGGGGCGCATCGCTTCCACCATTGACGACGAGGTCCGTCCTGGGTCGGGCACGTTGCTGCCCTATTCCCACATGGCCTGCTACCGCGAGGTGCCGCAGGTCGAAGTGGTCGCCGGGGCGGACCCCTACGCCGAGCAGCGCCACGCCTTCCGCGCGCGCTGGGGCGTGGACCGGCTGTACGCGGACTACCGGGAGATGCTGGAGCGGGAACGCCCGGATATCGTCAGCGTGTGCACCTCCGCCCGGCCCCGACCGGGGATCGTGATAGACTGCGCCCAGGCGGGTGTGAAGGCCATCTGGGCGGAGAAGCCCATCTCCTTCAGCCTGGCCGAGGCGGACGCTATGGTGGCGGCCTGCCGCGACCGGGGCGTCAAACTGGCGATCAACTGCAGCCGTCACTGGGACGTCTTCTGGAACACTGCTCGCGACCTAATTGACGCCGGGGAGATCGGCGCCGTGCAGCAGGTTACTGCCTACGGGCAGGCGGGCCTATCCCACAATGGCAGCCACCTGCTCGATCTGGTGCGCTACCTGGCCGGCGCCGAGGTGCAGTGGGTCTTTGGGGAGATGGAGAGCGATGCCAAGGCGGCGTCGGACGATGACCTGCAGGGCAACGGCTATTTGGCCTTCGACAACGGGGTGCGGGCCTACGTCCGGCTGATGCCGGCCGGAGGAGCCTACTGGGAGTTCGAGGTCATCGGGGAGCGGGGCCGAATCCGGTCCATCGCCAACGGACGCGACTACGAGTGGTGGCAGATCGAACCCGGTGGCCGGCACGGGGAGGTAGTGAAGCGGCCGTTCCTCCGGCCAGCGAGAATCCAGAGCCCGGGCGTGAGGGCTGTACTCGACATAATCGAGTGTATGGAGACGGGACGGGAGCCGAAGTGCTCGGGGGCAGATGGGCGGGCGGTGCTGGAGATCGCCATTGCGATGCGGGAGTCGCACCGGCGGGGCGGGGTGCGGGTGAGCTTGCCCTTGGAGGATCGGTCGCTGCTAATCCGGTCGGCGGAGACGCTAGGCGGTGATACGCCGAGGGCGCTGACTCGGTAGGACTGAGCCTGCGGAGTCAGCCGCAGGCAGGTGAGATGCAGGGCGCCGGCCCGCTCTGAAGGTGTTCCCATGGCCGCCACCGTCGGGAAGGAGATATGCGTAACGCTGCGCCCCGAGGGATTCAAAGGCCTGGGCAAGGAAGCGTGAGCACATGATGAGCCGGATGGCTCACGGGCCGGTTCCCGCACCGGGGCTGTCTGGACCCGCGAAGACCTGCACGCCCGGGAGCAAGACCCGTCGTGAGGCGCCGGGCTATGGCGATTGTCGAGGCGATGGCTTTGGTGCCGTGTCGACAGCAAGCTGCCCATGACCAGGCAGGGGGCGGGGCTTCGGGCTGAAGCCCTTCGCACCGCCCCTACCAGAGCGCATACGCGGGTGCCGGCCTCAGTCCAGCCTCACCGTCTCCCCCGCAAAGCGGGACACTGCGTCCAGATCCAACTCCAGCCCCAGCCCGGGCCGATCGGGTATTGCCAACATCCCGTGCTCATCCAGGTGCCAGCCGCCCTGGACGATGTCGTCAATGTAGGGTGAGCCGGAGAGGTACTCGACTAGGTCGGTGCCGGGGAAGGCGGAGGCCAGCTGGAGGTCGGCGGCCAGGCCCACGGCCGTGTTCCACCCGTGAGGGATGAACCGCACCCCGTGCTCCTGGGCCATCCAGGCGATGCGGCGCTCCTCGCTGATCCCGCCCACCTTGGTGACATCTGGCTGCACGATGTCCAGCGCCCTCGCCTCTAGCCAGGGCAGGAAGGCCTGACGCCGGGTGAGCACCTCGCCTCCGCTGATGGGCAGAGGAGCGTTCTGCCGCAAGAGGGCGTAGTCCCCCAGGTCGTCTGGCCGGAGCGGCTCCTCGAACCAATGGACGCCGTATTCCGCTAGCATGTAGGCCGTCCGAATGGCCCACTTGTAACCATTGGCCCAGAACGCGTCGCTACCTCCCGCGTCCACCATGAGCAGGGAGTCGTCGCCGACGGCCTTTCGGGCTCCCTGCACGATCTCCTCGTCCAGGGCGTCGCTCACCCGCCCGAAGGGCCCCCAGCCGATCTTGAAGGCGCGCCAGCCACGATCCTTCAGGTCTGCCAACTGATCCGCCAGGGGCTCGGGCTGCTGCATAAGGATGGAAGCGTAGGGACGGACGCGGTCTCGGTAGCGCCCCCCGAGGAGCCGACCCACCGGCTGGCCGGTGACCTTGCCCAGGATATCCCACAGGGCGATGTCTATGCCGCTGATGGCGTGGGTGATGGAGCCACCCCGGCCGAGCCAGAAGGTGTTCTGGTGCAGCTTCTCGCTCACTCGCTCGGGCTCCAGGGCGTTTTCGCCCTGGTAGAGCGGCGTCAGCACCTCCAGGGCGGCCTTGACCAGCCCGTCGTTGCTGAAGACGCTGCCGATGCCGGTGACGCCCTCATCGGTGTGGACGAGAACCAGGGTGTGGATGCAGTCCTCGGGGCGGGGCTCCACGGTCCAACCTCCCTCTGGGGTGCTGCCCCGCAGGCCGTAGGCGCGTATCTCTGTGATCTTCAAGCTGCCGTTCCCCTCGTTGCAGTCTCGGTCACTCTACCAGCGGATATCAGACTGGACCGGGTTGGTGTGCTGGTCGGAGCGTTGGGCGATGGGCCAAGCGCGCCACTCGTCCACCAGCTCGATCATGCGGGTGACGGCGGCCTCGAAGACAATCTTGCCCTTTTCCGCCGTGGCCGCGGTCGGGTCGCCGTGCACGCCCTTGTTCGTCCAGCGCCCCCAGTAGTCGGCGAAGCGCACGTAAGGGGTGGTGCTGTCGGAGCTCAGGTACTTGCCGACCACGTCATTGCCGGCTACTGCCTTGTCCATCTTCACCCGCTCTGGGGCCAGGTAGAGGTACAGGGAGGTCTCGATCTCGTCGGCATGGGCCACGACCGGGGTCTCTTGCACCTGGCGGAAGGCGTCCATGGCCAGCGAGAAGTAGTTGAGGGAGGCGCAGAGGGAATGCGTCTGCAGCGTGGTCTTGCGGGCCACCAGGTCCACCAGGGGCGTGTTGGAGCCGTGCCCATTCACGATGAGGATCTTCTGGAAGCCGTGGTAGGCGACGCTCTTGGTGATGTTGAGGCAGAAGGCGATGAACGTCTCCGGCTCGATGTGGATGGTGCCGGGGAAGTCTATGTGGTGCAAGTTGAGCCCGTAGGAGACGGTGGGCAGGACGAGCACCCGGTCCGAGGCGCGACGGCCTACCTCCAGGCAGACGGACTCGGTGAGGAAGGCGTCCACGTCCAGGGGCATGTGAGGGCCGTGCTGCTCGGTGGAGCCGGTGGGCAGGATGACCACTTTCTGGGCTGAGATGGCTTCGTTCATCTCGGGCCAGGTGAGGCGGTTGTAGCGGTACTCGGACTGCGCGCTCATGAGGGTAGCTCCTGGATCGGTTGAGTTAGGTATGGCAGCGCAAGGATAGCGCACAGCGCGGCCCAAGTCGAAGCGAGTGCCCTGGGCCAGTCAGCGAGCATGAAGATCGGACCAGGGCTGTCCCCTCGCCTTCACATTCCCGCCGCTGGCGGCCAGTGCCCGCGCGGCCGTAACCAGCAGCCTCAGATCATAGGCGAGCGACCGGTTCTCCACGTACTCCCGCTCGAGTGCGTTCCTCACCGCCTGACTGCTGGCGTTGTACTCCCTCGCCAGACGCAGGACAGCCGGGCTGATTAGCCCCGGCCTGACCGAGAGGATGGTCTGCCACGTAGGGTCCGTCATATCCACCAGTCCTGGCGCTTCGGGCCGGGGCCCGACCAGGCTCATCTCGCCCTTGAGGACGTTGATCAGGGTCGGCAGGTGGTCGAGGGAGTAGTTGCGAACGAAGCGGCCCACTCGCGTGAGCCTCTGTTCGGCGCTCAGGCCATCCGAGGGGCCCACGGCCATGGTTCGGAACCGGTAGGGGCGAAACCTGAAATCATCCTTCCCCACTCGCTCCGAAAGCCAGAACGCAGGGCCCGACGAGTCCAGCCTGATGAGCACGGCGATGGCCAGGATGACTGGACCAAAGACTATGAGTAGCGCCGTGGAGACCACCAGATCGAGCAGCCGCGTGCCCACATCATGCCTTCCGGGCCCTTTGCGCTAGCCAGACCCTGCTGGTCGGATGGTGCAGGACGCGCCCGGCCGCATCTGCACCTTGAGCACCTGGCCGCTCACGCGGTGCTCCGAACCATCACTGCACGATACGATCGCCGGCTCGTCCCAGGGGTTGGCCAGACGGAACTCACCCTCGTGATCAGACTTGACCTCGACCTCAGTCACGCGACCGTCCTCGCGAGCGGCGCTGACCAGGAAGCCTCCCTCGGTGCGGATGCCTCGGAAGGACACCTGGCGCCAGCGCGACGGCGCCCCCGCGAAGAGGTGATTGACGCCCCGCCTAGTCTGCAAGAGCAGCTCCATGATGGCGGCCGTGACGCCCATCCCGGCATCCATCTGCATGATCTCGCCGCGCGTATGCTTAGGGGCGGTGGGCCGGCTGCCGATGAGGGTGAAGCCAGGCCAGTTAGGGTCGTGGAGGGTGCCATGCCCCTCGTTGGTGAAGACCCGGTCCCAGATCTCCAGCACCAACTCGGCCATGTCGGCGTTGCCCATCCGGGCGTGCAGGATGGCCGCCCAGGACATAGCCCAGCCGGACCACATGCCCATGCCCTCCCGGATCCAGGTGGCCAGGCTACGCTCGACGATGGGGCCCCACAGGGCGTCGTCGAGGTCGAGGGTATCGAAGGGGTAGATGCCGGCCAG
The Anaerolineae bacterium DNA segment above includes these coding regions:
- a CDS encoding mandelate racemase/muconate lactonizing enzyme family protein, with the translated sequence MKITEIRAYGLRGSTPEGGWTVEPRPEDCIHTLVLVHTDEGVTGIGSVFSNDGLVKAALEVLTPLYQGENALEPERVSEKLHQNTFWLGRGGSITHAISGIDIALWDILGKVTGQPVGRLLGGRYRDRVRPYASILMQQPEPLADQLADLKDRGWRAFKIGWGPFGRVSDALDEEIVQGARKAVGDDSLLMVDAGGSDAFWANGYKWAIRTAYMLAEYGVHWFEEPLRPDDLGDYALLRQNAPLPISGGEVLTRRQAFLPWLEARALDIVQPDVTKVGGISEERRIAWMAQEHGVRFIPHGWNTAVGLAADLQLASAFPGTDLVEYLSGSPYIDDIVQGGWHLDEHGMLAIPDRPGLGLELDLDAVSRFAGETVRLD
- a CDS encoding Gfo/Idh/MocA family oxidoreductase, producing the protein MSESRYRVAIIGLGRIASTIDDEVRPGSGTLLPYSHMACYREVPQVEVVAGADPYAEQRHAFRARWGVDRLYADYREMLERERPDIVSVCTSARPRPGIVIDCAQAGVKAIWAEKPISFSLAEADAMVAACRDRGVKLAINCSRHWDVFWNTARDLIDAGEIGAVQQVTAYGQAGLSHNGSHLLDLVRYLAGAEVQWVFGEMESDAKAASDDDLQGNGYLAFDNGVRAYVRLMPAGGAYWEFEVIGERGRIRSIANGRDYEWWQIEPGGRHGEVVKRPFLRPARIQSPGVRAVLDIIECMETGREPKCSGADGRAVLEIAIAMRESHRRGGVRVSLPLEDRSLLIRSAETLGGDTPRALTR
- a CDS encoding sugar transferase, whose protein sequence is MGTRLLDLVVSTALLIVFGPVILAIAVLIRLDSSGPAFWLSERVGKDDFRFRPYRFRTMAVGPSDGLSAEQRLTRVGRFVRNYSLDHLPTLINVLKGEMSLVGPRPEAPGLVDMTDPTWQTILSVRPGLISPAVLRLAREYNASSQAVRNALEREYVENRSLAYDLRLLVTAARALAASGGNVKARGQPWSDLHAR
- a CDS encoding creatininase family protein, which encodes MSAQSEYRYNRLTWPEMNEAISAQKVVILPTGSTEQHGPHMPLDVDAFLTESVCLEVGRRASDRVLVLPTVSYGLNLHHIDFPGTIHIEPETFIAFCLNITKSVAYHGFQKILIVNGHGSNTPLVDLVARKTTLQTHSLCASLNYFSLAMDAFRQVQETPVVAHADEIETSLYLYLAPERVKMDKAVAGNDVVGKYLSSDSTTPYVRFADYWGRWTNKGVHGDPTAATAEKGKIVFEAAVTRMIELVDEWRAWPIAQRSDQHTNPVQSDIRW